AAATATATCCATTCTGATCCTTGTCAAACACCTTGAAAGCTTCTTTCAGTTCCTCCTCAGAATCAGTGTCCTTCATTAACCCAAACAAAACAATAAAAAACTGGATAAGGTTTCTATTTCAAagaattttaaaattgaaaagtGAGAGTGAGAGTGAGAGTGACCTTCATTTTCCTGGCCATGAGATTGAGAAACTCAGGGAAATCAATGGTTCCATTCTGATCAGCATCGACTTCATTGATCATATCCTGCAGTTCAGCTTCAGTAGGATTCTGTCCCAATGACCTCATAACTGTTCCCAACTCTTTAGTCGTAATACAaccttatatatacatataaacaaaatCTCAATTAAGTTAAAGGATTTTTGCTAGACATACGAGATATTATATCATTATTTTAAACAGATCGAGATATTAAATCCCAACCTGTTCTTCAACATATATGAAAATTGAACACTTAACATCAAATTATATCATCCAGCGCACCATTCAGAGCATATATGATAGTATAATTAATAATATACCCTCCTCAAACACTATAGACATTATAGATTTGCATATGATGAGGATTGAGGATGGAGGCATAAAAATTGTGATTTCTTCCCAGCGTAATTACTTTTACTTCGTCGTATAAAATCAAACGATATAAATATTTTTGACGCACTGAAATTTTTTAACAATAATACCAATAGTAAAGACCAAATGCAGATCGAGTAGTCACTTTTTGTGTGTTTAATTCTATATGCAATAACTCCA
The genomic region above belongs to Lactuca sativa cultivar Salinas chromosome 4, Lsat_Salinas_v11, whole genome shotgun sequence and contains:
- the LOC111887756 gene encoding calmodulin, translated to MAEQLTEEQIAEFKEAFSLFDKDGDGCITTKELGTVMRSLGQNPTEAELQDMINEVDADQNGTIDFPEFLNLMARKMKDTDSEEELKEAFKVFDKDQNGYISAAELRHVMTNLGEKLTDEEVDEMIREADMDGDGQVNYEEFVRMMLAK